The DNA segment CTTTGTGTTTTTGGAAAGTATGTCGGTTTTGATCTTTGTCCTCAATTTGTGTGTAGAATGAGCACCGTTGAGAATGTACCTTTTCGGGTCGTAGATGAGATTCCACTGggactccacatgtggtggaatgacctgGGGTAGGTCAGCAAGCGTTATGTGACAAAGGCTTTAGGTGGGCTCACCGGGCTTCTGAAAATTAAACCAAGGGTTGATATAATTGAAGCTTTGATATCGTTTTGGGACCcgacgcacaatgttttccacttctctgattttgagtTGACCCCTTTGCTAGAGGAGATGGCAGGTTATGTTGGTCTTGACGGGAATCTCAGGCACTGATATCCAGTAGCACCAAGACCTGTAACCCCTCATAAGTTTTTGGACCTTCTGAGCATTAGCCGGCAAGTTAAAGATTGatatttggccaaaggattttgcACATTCCACTTCTTATATAGCCGGTATGGGGATCCCCGAGGATTTGAGGCTCTGGACACTGGTTTGAGTCATCAGGGAAATAAAAACAAATGGGAAACACACAGAGGTTTAGCTTTCGGAGTTGCATTTTTAGGCACTCTGATATGCCCAAGGAGTGACGGACATATAGAGCTGGGACTTGCAGGAATGGCCGACTTTATGGTCAAAAAGGCCAACGGCACTCTTATACCGATGATTCTCGTGGAAATCTATTGAGCTCTAACCGCCTGTCGAGCTGGGACAAagttctttgagggttgcaacttgcttttGCAAATGTGGCTAGTGGAACATCTTTGCCATCGCCCGAGGTACATGAATTACGGTCTGACCAGACTCGATTGCATTGAAGAATATGAAAACTGGGTAAACGGTCATGAGTTACCGGAGGGTACTGAGGCTTTGTTCGCGTATTTGGATTTTTTGACCGCAAACCGAATTGAGTGGACTTTCAGCTGGCTCACGGTCAATGAGGTTATTTACATGTTTGTCGGAGTGCGCTTTCTTTTATTGATGGGACTtcggagtattcagccatatgctcCGCATCGAGTCCTACGCCAATTGGAAAGATACCAAACAGTCCCttatgatgaagatttgagtccaTAGGTTATTGAATTATGCCCAAAAGCCGCATTCCCAGAAGAAAAGGTTCGCCAGATTTGGCACCAATGTAGGTTTCTGGAGCCACAGACTAAAGTACGGGATTGTTCCTCGGGTGAAGTAGAATCTAACTATACAGCCTGGTATGGTAAGATAGTTCGAGTCGATCAAGAAAAAGAACAGCCCGCCAAAAGACCCCATGTCTAACAATTCACCGATGGAGCGCGAGAAAAGTGGATTTGGTTAGCTAAAGAGAAGGAATACCAGGCCACCATAAGCAAGCTAGAGGATCAAATCAAAAACCTCAAATTCAACAGTAATTTGCAGGCTGCCGAGgatgaaagagaaaagaaaaaattggctcgagaaaatgaagccctccgagctcagattcagaaaatgaaaatagttcTGAAAACCCGGTAAGAAGCGAAAAAGATGAAAGACTCATAAGCAATCTGAGGCGAAAAGTTCATGATTATGGGTTTGATTTGACAAAGGCCGAGGAAGAATTGGCAAAAGCTCGGGCAAAATTGGCGAATAATGCAGAAGAACGGGCAAGGTGTGTTCAACATTTAAAGCAAAAGTATGATAGAGGGGTCGCGATCTTAGGGGAAAAACTAACTAATCTCGAAAATAAAATGATCCAACAGACAAAGGATTTCAAAGCTGAAAGAGAGAATTGCTATACATTGATTTCCCGATTGGAAGAAGATATACAACAATTGCAAGACCAAAACCATACGGCCACGCAGGTGTTGGAGGCCCGGTCTCAGCAAATTGGATGCTTGCTCCAAGAAAAGGACGTCATTAGAATGAGGGTTAAAGAAATCGCTGATTATGTCGCAATGAAATGCCATGAATGCAAAGATATGACCAGGTCCGTGTTCTTTGCTTCTGTAATGACTTTTTTCCGTCAGGTGATGGATGATTTAGAGTACCTTCAAGAAGAGATTGCACGCAGGCTCGCGTCGAGACCGACTGATGTACCACGGGACCCCGGAGTAGTATTGGAGGCTATtatgtatttctgatttttttttatttattatttttggttttgagtctgtattttaccTTTTCGAGTCTGTTTTTTTCCGTTTTGAGTATGTATGTTTAATCGTCAGTATTTCCAAAGTCTTGGtaatagaaaaaccaaaaaaaaattatttaatgaaatattgaaaaaaaaacaaaaaccaaaattttcttttcttttattctgcatTTATTTCCTGAACtgcgtaatgatctgattcatgcggcgtcatgatacgtaggcaatccccattgGATTCGATCGTAGCTATAGACAATCTGagtgaaaaataaagagaaaaagagaaaaggaaggaaaattgagtgaacaagaaagaaaaaagagtgaaaaataaaagagcgaAAACAGCAATAAGGGAAGGAAAAAGAAATCAGGATTCGAAATTTGAGAAAGGAGATAgtaaagccgggatgaaacatacaGTCATTGCAAAGACATTTAGAAACATTTAACTGTTtaagtgcattgcatccccaatatgcGATTCTTTATCTGTTAAATATCTCAAACTAACCAGATTGTTGTGTGTGCAAATATCAAAGGTCCTgtttaggtggttggttttgtggtaatctggcttTCCATCCTTACTTCACGAGATATAAAGGCAGTGTTCTCCCCAATATGCGATTCTTTATCTGTTAAATATCTCAAACTAACCAGATTGTTGTGTGTGCAAATATCAAAGGTCCTGTTTAGGTGGTTGGTTTTATGGTAATCTGGCTTCCCATCCTTACTTCACGAGATATAAAGGCAGTGTTCTTATGGCCTCCGAAAGTCATCTACCAATTATTGAGCCTGAGGATAGTCCGATATCGGCTATTCCACAGTCAGAGCCCGCAGCCGCCGAAGAAAATAGGAGGTTGCGCGTCTGCATGTTAGAAATGTGGGACGCTTGGTCTAATGGCAAAGAACCGCCCAGTATAATCCCCGGATTTCCTGAACTGCTTCCTAGGACGAGTGGAACCTCCAATGTCCCCATCCCCGTAACTAACCCATTTATCCCGTTTGGGTACCCCACTATATCGGCCAATTTCACCGGTAtgccttctgaggttcgcccccaggcaccGTTTTCAGAGGCACCTTCTACATTATTCACCGCACCACCAGTCTCTACTACGGCACAGCCAACAGTTCCCAAGTCATGCTTCGAGCCTTCAGCTTTCACTTTTCAAGTCCCGCAATTTCAACTAGACAATGCTCATGTTACCCCAAACTCTTACCCTCAGCACCCGCAGTTTGAGTCTCCTATGGAACAGGAAAGAGCTTTGAGAAACCCCAAGCAAGAAGAGATGGTTCGGAAGATAAAAAGCCTCGAACAAACTCTGAAGAACATGCAAGACCTGAGTGGCCAAAATAGTGTCTCATACTCCGATCTGTGCATGTTTCCTCCTGTTCATTTGCCCGTtggctttaaaatgccaaaattcaAAAAGTACGACTGGCACGGAGACCCGATCGCTCATTTGAAAAGATATTGCAATCAGCTGAAAGGGgaaggtggaaaagaagaattttTGATGGCCTATTTCGGGGGAGAGCTTGACGGGAATTGCGTCAGAATGGTACATAGACGAGGACATCTCCcattggcatatatgggatgacttGGCCCGAGATTTCGTTAGGCAATTTTAATACAATATTGATATAGCTCTAGATAGGAATTCTCTGAccaatttcaagaagaaaatCGCGGAAAGCTTCCGTGAATATGCTATCAAGTGGCGTGAGCAAGTAGCCAGAGTGAAACCGCCTATGGATGAGACAGAAATGGTCAATGTTTTCTTACAGGCCCAAGAGgccgattactttcagaacatgatgtctgtcATGGGCAAACCTTTTGCAGAGGCCATAAAAATCGGAGAAATGGTAGGAAATGGCCTGAAAACTGGCCGAATCATAAGTCAATCTGCTTTGAGAGCCACCTCCCAAGCCATCCAGAACGGCTCGGGAGGTTTAGCAAATCGAAAGAAGAGGGAagaaggagccatgatggcttcaggTTTGAGAGGCCCCCATCGATCCCGCGATCATTCTTACCTGCCTTccagaaccccacaacactactacctcCATCAAGATGCAGCATATAccgtggcaccgcctccctatgcggtgatgaatgaCAAACCTTATACATGGCCACAACAACACTACAACCAACACCGAGCTCCACCTCCAGAAATAACCATTcgtaccaagctccatataactCTCGTCCCCCACAAATCAATTACCAACATAATACACGCCCTCGTGAGCATCCTAGGAAAAATGacttcacccctattggtgagtCCTACTCTAGCCTGTTTCCAAAATTAGTCCAGATGGGTCTATTGCAACTTGTGCCTCCAAATTGGCAAAATCCAAAATCTGCATCATACCGGCCCGGTACCAGGTGTGCCTATCATTCGGGGGCAGAGGGGCATGATACGGAGGATTGTTGGACTCTCAAGAGGGCCGTTGAGAATTTGATAGAACAAAAACGAGTGGTGCTGAGAGACGAGGAAGTCCacaatgtgactaacaatccattaccggcCCACAATAATGGGCCGgtcattggaatgatttgtgatgataAAGAGTTTTATCCAGCTTTGAAAGTTATCATCGCCATTGCTGATTCAGAGGCAAGACCTAAAGCGGCGGCGAAACAAGCCAGAAATGAGAAGAAAATCACTCCAACTCCTCAAGTTGCAGAAAAGGCTGTGGAAACAAATACTGGGGCAGCACCTGCTAAGGACGCAATTCTCTATGTTCCTAGAGCCCCAAGGAAAGAACAACTCATATTGAacactcccaaaatatttgagcAGAGGAAAGTCACGTTAAATGTGCCGAAGTTGTATGTGCCAAAAGGGACTTATGTGGCGCGGGGGCCGATAATTTTACCAAGGCTgactgagcccgtggttattaGTCGTGCACCACAGAGCCCTATGAGAGGCCCCACTGCAGTCCCCTGGAATTATAGCAAAACAATGGTTACTTATAAGGGGAAAGAGATTATGGGAGAGGTGAACGAAATGAACCAACCTAGGAATTACCACAACCTAGAAGAGCAAAAGATGTTAAAACTGAGCAAGGATAAATGGTTTCCGCCTAAGAAGCCTGTGTGCGCTGAGGAAGCAGAAGAGTTTTTCCGAAAAATGAAAACTTCGAAATATGCAATAATTGACCAGCTCAGGAATACTCCTTCCCAGGTTTCatttttatctctattttttaGCTCAAATGAACATCAGAAGGTACTCCTGAAGACATTGAATGAGGCATATGTCCCGGTTGAAAattcagttgaacaactggagtGAATGGCTGAACGATTCTTCGAAGTTAATAAGATTTGCTTCAGCCGTGATGATTTGCCCCAAGAGGGAGCCGCCCACAACAAATCCCTTCACTTGACTGTCAAATGCGAAGGTTATTATATGAAGAGAGTCATGCTAGATGGCGGGTTTGGGGTCGACATTTGCTCTCTCTCAATGCTCCAGAGGATGAAAATTGGAACAGAAAGAATTCGGCCAAACAATGTCTGTGTGCGCGCTTTTGATGGTGTCAAGCGAGACACAATAGGGgaaattgatttgattttgaccaTTGGCCCTGTGGATTTCGAAGTAACTTTCCAGCATCTGGACATGGATACTTCATATAATTTTCTCCTaggaagaccatggattcatgctgcaagAGCTGTGCCCTCCACTCttcatcaaatggtcaaatttgaacaTTAAAACCAAGAAATTGTTGTCCACGGGGAGGATGAACAATCCATTTACAGGGACTCTTCAGTCCCATGTCTCGAAGCTAGAGAAGGAAGTGAGCACATTGTCTACCAAGCCTTCGAAATTGTGATCGCCGACCAATGCGAAGAAAGGCCCCCGTTCCCTCAACCTTGCTTATCTAATACCTCAGTCATGGTTGCCACTAAAATGATTAAACATGGGTACAAGCCCGGAAAGGGGCTCGGGGTATCTCTACAAGGCATCATAGAGCCCGTTACTTCAACCGCCAATGAGAAGTTCTTCGGCGTAGGTTTCCGAGCTATAAAGGCCGATAGAAAATGGGCTGATGAGCGTAAGAAAAATGGGTGGGTCTTGCCTCAGCCCGTTCCGCATCGAGCCAAGTCATttattgatcccaaatatgtagaagaagaagaagaagaaaaagaggccTTCACGACCGAAGAGATTGAGGATATTTGTGAAGCCATGAAACAAATTTTGTATGAGTCCCACATGGTCCAGCCGGGGGAAGGAATGAGCACTGCTGAGGTGTTATACATAGGACCAAATGCCAAGCTTCAGAATTGGAAAGCTACCCCATTCCCTGtcaggcgggaatcccggtagtccagtcTTGCCATTTTTTCTACATTACGAGTTATTTCAGGTtgtaactcgaatgtttttattttattgtcttttgattttgatgtaaaccCTCTTATCttcaattcaatgaaatgaaatcaatatttcatcgtcaatggatttttcctttttctttattctaattttgctatttttcttatcttttccttttcagttctaataatgcggacttaaataacatgacatactTGCGGATTTCATGTCCAGATCCTAAAATgttgtctaactgtgaaataatgaatcaagatccagaatatgatgaagatgaggcttttagggaaataaatcgagaattgaaacaatttgagaataagcctaagccaaacttaaataaAACCGAGCCAGTTAATTTGGGCAGTCCAGAAGAGGTCcgagaaaccatgataagcattcacgccgatgaaagaactagggatgcattgatctaatttttgtttgaattcaaggatgtgtttgcatggtcctatgatgatatgccaggtttGAGCGTTGATTTGGTAGTACATAAATTGCCAACTTATCCCGGTTACCCACACgtacaacaaaagcaaagaaagtttaaaacgaaaattagtgataagatcaaagaagaagtcaccaaacaattaaaaacttgtgtgattcgggtggtccgatacaccacgtGGTCGGCTAATGTGGTCCCaatgccgaagaaagatgggaaaacccgagtgtgtgttgattatcgggatttgaacaaagcaagtcccaaggacaactttccacttCCAAACATTCATAATTttgttgacaactgtgccaaacataAGATACAGTCTTTCATGGATTATTATGTTGGGTACCACCAGGTTCTGATGAATGAGGACgacgcagaaaagacggctttcaccaTGCCGTGGGGCACTTATTGTTACAGagttatgccattcggtttgaaaaatgccggggcaacttacatgagagccatgactgccatcttccatgacatgatgcaccgggaaattgaggtgtatgtggatgatgtgatcattaaatccagAACACAAGAAGGCCATGTGCGAGATCTGAGAACGTTCTTTGAGCGTCTGTGCAAGTATGACTTGAAattaaatccagccaaatgtgcattcggagttccatctgggaaacttctggggtttatagtcagccagaggggtattgagttagatccgacaaagataaagtctattcgggattttcCACCTCCGAGAACCAAGAAATAGGTCATGAGTCTGctagggagattgaattacatcagcaagTTCATTGCCCAGCTTACtaccacgtgtgagcccatatttaagttgctgaagaaagatgcagcgatcaaatggacagatgaatgtcaagaggcttttgCCAGTGTTGTTTCCAcccgagccaggaagacctttgttcttttatttgatagtcttggaaaattcctttGGATGTgtcctggggcaacatgatgtgaccgggaagAGAGAGAAGGACATATACTAGttgagcaagaagtttaccatttatgaagccaagtatactttgttggaaagaacttgtttcgccctaacttgggtcgcccagaagctcagacattatcttttggcctacaccacatatctcataactagaatggatcctctgaagtacatattccagaaactaATGCCtacgggaaggttagcaaaatggcaaatcctgctcactgagttcgacattgtctatgtcacCCGTACAGCAATGAAAGCtcaagccttggcggatcatctagctgagaacccggttgatgatgaataccaacccctaagtacttactttccggacgaggaagtaaattcagttgaagtaattccagaagacaccaatgcttggaaaatgttctttgatagagctgtaaatgcaaaaggtgtcgggattggggcaattttggttTTGCCCACCGGTCAGCACTATTCGACCACAGCCCATCTTTGGTTCTTCTGTACCAACAACAccgctgagtatgaagcctgaaTTATGGGAATGAATATGGCAGTTGATCTggatgtggaagaattgttaatcatgggagattcaaaTTTGATCattcggcaagcccaaggtgaatgggaaactcgagatatcaagcttatcccatataggcaacatgtggaagatcttagcaaacgATTCAAGTCCgtcgagttcaggtatattcctcgATTCCACAAGGAGTtagctgatgcattagctactttagcCTCAATGCTACCGTATCCGGGCAATGTCCATATTGACCCGttggaaatccaaattcgagaaaggcatggt comes from the Nicotiana tabacum cultivar K326 chromosome 14, ASM71507v2, whole genome shotgun sequence genome and includes:
- the LOC107797942 gene encoding uncharacterized protein LOC107797942; translation: MASESHLPIIEPEDSPISAIPQSEPAAAEENRRLRVCMLEMWDAWSNGKEPPSIIPGFPELLPRTSGTSNVPIPVTNPFIPFGYPTISANFTGMPSEVRPQAPFSEAPSTLFTAPPVSTTAQPTVPKSCFEPSAFTFQVPQFQLDNAHVTPNSYPQHPQFESPMEQERALRNPKQEEMVRKIKSLEQTLKNMQDLSGQNSVSYSDLCMFPPVHLPVGFKMPKFKKYDWHGDPIAHLKRYCNQLKGEGGKEEFLMAYFGGELDGNCVRMKKIAESFREYAIKWREQVARVKPPMDETEMVNVFLQAQEADYFQNMMSVMGKPFAEAIKIGEMVGNGLKTGRIISQSALRATSQAIQNGSGGLANRKKREEGAMMASVQMGLLQLVPPNWQNPKSASYRPGTRCAYHSGAEGHDTEDCWTLKRAVENLIEQKRVVLRDEEVHNVTNNPLPAHNNGPVIGMICDDKEFYPALKVIIAIADSEARPKAAAKQARNEKKITPTPQVAEKAVETNTGAAPAKDAILYVPRAPRKEQLILNTPKIFEQRKVTLNVPKLYVPKGTYVARGPIILPRLTEPVVISRAPQSPMRGPTAVPWNYSKTMVTYKGKEIMGEVNEMNQPRNYHNLEEQKMLKLSKDKWFPPKKPVCAEEAEEFFRKMKTSKYAIIDQLRNTPSQVSFLSLFFSSNEHQKVLLKTLNEAYVPVENSVEQLE
- the LOC142168887 gene encoding uncharacterized protein LOC142168887 produces the protein MAERFFEVNKICFSRDDLPQEGAAHNKSLHLTVKCEGYYMKRVMLDGGFGVDICSLSMLQRMKIGTERIRPNNVCVRAFDGVKRDTIGEIDLILTIGPVDFEVTFQHLDMDTSYNFLLGRPWIHAARAVPSTLHQMVKFEH